A region of Selenomonadales bacterium 4137-cl DNA encodes the following proteins:
- a CDS encoding helix-turn-helix domain-containing protein, whose protein sequence is MRVGIVGPLGIVDKFILIIKHEFPQIEPVKFLYKEYAEVPGLIAGPQSHLDAILFAGATPLSYAEKHVKQLIPWEFVPRSGSSLLRVLLQIALSKKYDIRRLSTDLYDVEQLSETYEEIGIAKSDFQIYTVNKTPIDDEYIDYVCAFHEQHFLCNQVSCCITALSTVHERLKAKNIPCFLVDPTANVIRQTLHKMQLNHLAQVSQQSQIVAICVRIDFPDEYSLFRDSEYQYNIAKTNVARHIYLFAQRVQAATIEVGAREFLLFSTRQLLESVTENYEKIDLLEAVRKNTANTISLGVGYGQTAQEAKASAGLGMERASKLGGNTAFIVYNRNKTIGPIRTGEETRQKSPNRKIDGNLLAISEKSDLSINTIFQLHSILERQGKTRFTAAELASLAGVTPRTMNRILAKLALHGFCIEVGRRVLTKGRPSRIIELSIP, encoded by the coding sequence ATGAGAGTAGGTATTGTTGGTCCGCTGGGCATTGTTGATAAATTCATCCTGATCATCAAACATGAATTCCCGCAAATCGAGCCTGTGAAGTTCCTGTACAAGGAATATGCCGAAGTTCCCGGCCTCATTGCTGGCCCGCAGTCGCACCTGGACGCCATTCTGTTCGCCGGCGCCACCCCCCTTTCGTACGCGGAAAAGCATGTCAAGCAGCTAATCCCCTGGGAATTCGTCCCGCGCAGCGGCAGTTCGCTGCTCAGAGTGCTGCTGCAGATCGCTCTGTCGAAAAAATACGATATCCGCCGGCTAAGCACCGACCTGTACGACGTGGAACAATTGTCGGAAACCTATGAGGAAATCGGCATAGCCAAGAGTGATTTCCAAATATATACCGTGAACAAAACGCCCATTGACGACGAGTACATCGACTACGTATGCGCCTTTCACGAGCAACACTTTTTGTGCAATCAGGTTTCCTGCTGCATAACGGCATTGTCCACCGTCCACGAGCGATTGAAGGCCAAAAACATCCCCTGCTTCCTGGTCGACCCAACCGCCAACGTCATCCGCCAGACACTGCACAAAATGCAGCTCAATCACCTGGCTCAGGTCAGCCAACAGAGCCAGATTGTGGCCATCTGCGTCCGAATAGATTTCCCTGACGAGTATTCGCTTTTCAGGGATAGCGAGTACCAATATAATATCGCTAAAACCAATGTGGCCAGGCATATATATCTTTTCGCCCAGCGGGTGCAGGCCGCGACTATTGAAGTCGGGGCGCGGGAGTTTCTGCTTTTCTCCACAAGGCAACTGCTGGAAAGTGTGACCGAAAACTATGAAAAGATCGATCTTCTGGAAGCGGTACGGAAAAACACCGCCAATACGATAAGCCTTGGCGTAGGATATGGCCAAACCGCCCAGGAGGCGAAGGCCAGCGCCGGTCTGGGTATGGAACGGGCCAGCAAGCTTGGCGGCAATACTGCCTTCATAGTTTACAACCGCAACAAAACAATCGGCCCGATCCGCACGGGCGAGGAAACCCGCCAGAAATCACCTAACCGTAAGATCGACGGCAATCTGCTCGCCATCTCCGAAAAGTCCGACCTTAGCATCAATACCATTTTCCAATTGCACAGCATCCTGGAACGGCAGGGCAAAACGCGCTTTACCGCCGCTGAACTTGCGTCCCTGGCAGGAGTTACCCCCCGGACCATGAACCGGATTTTGGCCAAACTGGCGCTGCACGGGTTTTGCATCGAGGTCGGCAGGCGCGTACTCACTAAAGGCCGGCCTTCACGCATCATCGAGCTCAGCATTCCTTAA
- the menC gene encoding o-succinylbenzoate synthase, producing the protein MKIEKIVLRKMKVTFKTPFETSFGAMAEKHFILAALHTKDHVGYGDCPAFASPWYSEETTTTGWHMLNDFLIPILFSQGEINHPEELAEPFSQIRRNNMAKSALDCALWDLYAKERNITLSQALGGTRDKVETGISIGIQESPDALLKAVDQFMAEGYRRVKVKIKPGKDIKYLEAIRKRFGDIMLMADANSAYTLKDIDLFKEMDCLGMIMIEQPLSHDDIVDHAKLQAVMKTRICLDESIHSVDDARHAIELGSTKTINIKVARVGGLTQAKKVHDLCAVHDIPVWCGGMLDTGIARAHNIAIASLPNYKFPGDLPASTRYWHQDLITPPITIDKNAMVEVPARPGIGFDLIPEIVDKFTYEKKEIVR; encoded by the coding sequence ATGAAGATAGAAAAAATCGTATTGCGTAAGATGAAAGTCACATTTAAAACTCCGTTTGAGACCAGCTTCGGGGCCATGGCGGAAAAGCATTTCATACTTGCCGCGCTCCATACCAAGGATCATGTCGGCTACGGCGACTGTCCCGCTTTCGCCAGCCCCTGGTATAGCGAAGAGACGACCACCACCGGCTGGCATATGCTGAACGATTTCCTTATTCCCATCCTCTTCAGCCAAGGGGAAATCAACCACCCGGAAGAACTGGCTGAACCGTTTTCCCAGATCCGGCGCAACAATATGGCCAAGTCGGCCCTCGACTGCGCACTGTGGGATCTGTACGCCAAGGAGAGGAATATCACGCTGTCCCAGGCGCTGGGCGGCACGCGGGACAAGGTGGAAACAGGGATCAGCATCGGCATTCAGGAGAGCCCCGACGCGCTGCTGAAGGCGGTGGACCAGTTCATGGCCGAGGGCTATCGCCGGGTCAAGGTAAAGATAAAGCCCGGCAAAGACATCAAATACCTGGAGGCCATCCGCAAGCGTTTCGGCGACATCATGCTCATGGCTGACGCCAATTCCGCCTATACCCTGAAGGATATCGACCTGTTCAAGGAAATGGACTGTCTGGGCATGATCATGATCGAGCAGCCGTTGTCTCATGACGATATTGTCGATCACGCCAAGCTGCAGGCTGTCATGAAAACCAGGATCTGCCTGGACGAGAGCATCCACTCTGTGGATGACGCGCGTCACGCCATCGAGCTGGGCAGCACCAAGACCATCAATATCAAAGTGGCGCGGGTCGGCGGCCTGACTCAGGCCAAGAAGGTCCATGACCTGTGCGCGGTCCATGATATTCCGGTGTGGTGCGGCGGCATGCTGGATACCGGTATCGCCCGAGCCCACAATATCGCCATAGCATCTCTGCCGAACTACAAATTCCCCGGCGATCTGCCCGCTTCAACCCGCTACTGGCATCAGGACCTTATCACGCCGCCGATCACTATCGACAAGAACGCCATGGTTGAAGTCCCGGCCAGACCGGGCATCGGGTTTGACCTTATTCCGGAAATAGTGGATAAGTTTACTTATGAGAAGAAAGAGATTGTGCGCTAG
- a CDS encoding MFS transporter codes for MGTTLKKGAGKYIVFALLYLGWCVSYIDRAAISFAMAAIAKDFSLDPKAMGVVLSTFFIGYSLMQIPGGWLADRFGSKKVIIIAIFFWSVFTMITGLAWSLASLIVIRFVFGLGEGIFPPASLKGVAENFSKIERPKMTSALLSSNYIGSAIAPMIVAPLILYAGWRHMFFAIGIAGIVFVAIYWFMVRSNKQEHSIEGQEKAAKEKVDTKTLLKMPLMWQLVITWFGLSLVNKGLDSWMPTYLLTVRHMNLKAVGMALPFPFIAAGIATAIGGWVMVRFFDGKEKYLLVISATMTAVFLYLMAHAATITSVIAFQCLVYFFKSFVLATTMALPMKMFPGRVVGSAAGMINFGGQSAGFVSPLIIGLLISAFGGSYDAAFWFLIGAACLSVVTSLTIRRTNKITTMVED; via the coding sequence GTGGGAACCACACTTAAAAAGGGTGCCGGGAAGTATATCGTTTTTGCACTTTTATATCTTGGTTGGTGCGTGTCGTATATCGACCGGGCGGCGATAAGCTTTGCGATGGCGGCGATCGCCAAAGACTTCAGCTTGGATCCTAAAGCGATGGGCGTGGTGCTGAGTACGTTTTTCATCGGGTACTCGCTGATGCAGATTCCCGGCGGCTGGCTGGCCGATAGATTCGGCTCGAAAAAAGTAATTATAATCGCAATCTTTTTCTGGTCGGTTTTCACGATGATCACCGGCTTGGCATGGTCATTGGCATCTTTGATCGTCATTCGCTTTGTTTTCGGTTTAGGCGAAGGCATCTTTCCGCCCGCCAGCTTAAAAGGGGTAGCCGAGAATTTCTCCAAAATCGAAAGGCCCAAAATGACAAGCGCGCTCTTGTCTTCAAACTATATCGGCAGCGCCATTGCGCCGATGATAGTAGCCCCGCTGATCCTGTACGCCGGTTGGCGGCACATGTTTTTCGCCATCGGCATCGCCGGCATCGTCTTTGTCGCCATTTATTGGTTTATGGTGCGTTCGAATAAGCAGGAGCACTCTATTGAAGGCCAGGAAAAGGCCGCTAAAGAAAAAGTGGACACGAAAACGTTGCTTAAAATGCCGCTGATGTGGCAGCTCGTCATTACCTGGTTCGGTCTCAGCCTGGTGAATAAAGGGCTGGATTCCTGGATGCCAACCTATCTTCTGACCGTGCGCCACATGAACCTGAAAGCGGTCGGGATGGCGTTGCCCTTCCCGTTTATCGCCGCGGGGATCGCGACGGCGATCGGCGGCTGGGTCATGGTCCGCTTCTTTGACGGCAAAGAAAAATACCTGCTGGTAATCAGCGCAACCATGACCGCCGTGTTCCTTTATTTAATGGCCCATGCCGCAACCATTACCTCGGTAATCGCTTTCCAGTGCCTGGTATATTTCTTTAAATCCTTCGTACTGGCGACCACAATGGCATTGCCGATGAAAATGTTCCCCGGCAGAGTGGTCGGGTCGGCCGCCGGCATGATCAACTTCGGCGGGCAATCGGCCGGCTTTGTCTCGCCGCTGATTATCGGCCTTTTGATCAGCGCCTTCGGCGGCTCGTACGACGCGGCGTTCTGGTTCCTAATCGGGGCTGCCTGCCTGTCGGTGGTGACCAGCCTGACGATTAGAAGGACCAATAAGATTACAACCATGGTGGAGGACTGA
- the menC gene encoding o-succinylbenzoate synthase, with amino-acid sequence MRIDRIDIIRVKTPFVHPFETSFTRFVERDALIVKVYSEGLVGYGECKAFYAPLYNPEDNGTCLHIIKNMIAPAILHQDIVGPAEFMAKVAFIVGNRLAKASIENALWELQAQREGKSLKTLLGGTQDEVKVGVSLGIEPTIPALLEKIEKYLAEGYHRTKIKIKPGKDIEVLREVRRHYPDIVLTVDANSDYTLADIELFKAMDDLNLQYIEQPLAEDDIVDHAVLQKAIKTPICLDESIVSVDTARKAIELGSCKIINIKSSRCGGLYESKKIHDLCQKNNIPVWVGGMTELGIGRVQNISFASLPNFASLAHDIAASKRYFAEDITLPVVDITPRCTLIVPDETNGVRYEVDTKAIDRMMVSCDVIK; translated from the coding sequence ATGAGAATTGACCGTATCGATATTATCCGGGTGAAAACGCCTTTCGTGCACCCTTTCGAAACCAGCTTTACCCGTTTTGTGGAACGCGATGCCCTGATCGTAAAGGTCTATTCGGAAGGCCTTGTCGGCTACGGCGAGTGCAAAGCCTTTTACGCGCCGCTCTATAATCCCGAGGATAACGGGACGTGCCTGCATATCATCAAAAATATGATCGCGCCTGCCATCTTGCACCAGGATATCGTTGGTCCGGCGGAATTTATGGCTAAGGTCGCGTTTATCGTCGGCAACCGCCTGGCCAAGGCCAGTATCGAGAACGCGCTGTGGGAGCTGCAGGCCCAGCGGGAGGGCAAGTCGCTCAAGACGTTGCTCGGCGGCACGCAGGACGAGGTCAAGGTTGGCGTGAGCCTGGGCATCGAGCCGACCATCCCGGCACTGCTCGAAAAAATCGAAAAATACCTGGCCGAGGGATATCACCGGACCAAAATAAAGATCAAGCCCGGCAAGGATATCGAAGTGCTGCGGGAAGTCCGGCGACACTATCCGGATATCGTCTTGACGGTGGACGCCAATTCGGACTATACGCTGGCCGATATCGAGCTGTTCAAGGCGATGGATGACCTCAACCTTCAGTACATCGAGCAGCCGCTGGCCGAGGATGATATTGTCGACCACGCGGTGCTGCAGAAAGCGATAAAAACCCCGATTTGCCTGGACGAAAGCATCGTGTCCGTCGATACCGCCCGTAAGGCCATCGAACTGGGAAGCTGCAAGATCATCAACATCAAGTCCAGCCGCTGCGGCGGCCTGTACGAATCAAAAAAAATCCACGACCTGTGCCAAAAGAACAATATCCCGGTCTGGGTAGGCGGCATGACCGAGCTGGGTATCGGCCGGGTGCAGAACATATCGTTCGCCAGCCTGCCGAACTTCGCCTCCCTGGCCCACGATATCGCCGCCAGCAAGCGCTACTTCGCCGAGGATATCACCCTTCCCGTCGTGGACATCACCCCGCGCTGCACTCTCATCGTGCCGGACGAGACCAACGGCGTGCGCTACGAAGTTGATACGAAGGCGATCGACCGGATGATGGTCAGTTGCGATGTGATTAAATAA
- a CDS encoding GntR family transcriptional regulator: protein MKNNNGQTDAPILHRTLPGMIANILREEIIAGGLSGGVQLKQEELATKFSVSLSVVREALKSLEAEGLVRFYPNRGAVVSELSADEAREIFDIRLFLELGALELAIPNLTETDIAAAGSILCKADAEPHGRHWGELNWQFHETLYRAAGRPKLLTLIQTMHNNVERYMRLYLSTMNYQAKSQAEHRELLQACARQDVAAAQALLRRHMADASVNLGRYLSG from the coding sequence ATGAAGAATAATAATGGGCAGACAGACGCACCGATTTTGCATCGTACGCTTCCCGGCATGATCGCCAACATTCTGCGCGAAGAGATAATTGCCGGGGGACTAAGCGGCGGCGTCCAGCTGAAGCAGGAAGAATTGGCCACAAAGTTCAGCGTCAGTCTCAGCGTCGTGCGGGAGGCGTTGAAGAGCCTGGAAGCCGAAGGATTAGTGCGGTTTTATCCCAACCGGGGGGCTGTTGTCAGCGAACTGTCCGCGGACGAAGCCAGGGAAATATTCGATATCCGGCTGTTTCTCGAATTAGGGGCGCTGGAACTGGCGATTCCCAATTTGACGGAGACCGATATCGCTGCCGCCGGGAGCATATTATGCAAGGCGGATGCCGAACCTCACGGCCGACACTGGGGGGAACTTAACTGGCAGTTCCACGAGACTCTGTACCGGGCTGCCGGAAGACCCAAATTGCTTACTTTGATCCAGACCATGCATAACAACGTCGAACGATACATGCGCCTGTATTTGTCGACGATGAACTATCAGGCGAAGTCGCAGGCGGAGCACCGGGAGTTGTTGCAGGCCTGTGCCCGACAAGACGTTGCAGCCGCGCAGGCTTTGTTGCGCAGGCATATGGCTGATGCGAGCGTCAATTTGGGCCGATATTTGAGCGGGTAA